A single region of the Gasterosteus aculeatus chromosome 1, fGasAcu3.hap1.1, whole genome shotgun sequence genome encodes:
- the senp7b gene encoding sentrin-specific protease 7b isoform X1 translates to MSQLAIFVNSADKYSTNCNLLRRLVSWFLLSMASSFKIPKKKHPTASESAPLYTSPLSRLQSATPELKSYGNQYSRADRMHAGSSAGSSVNRESAPLFREVVKTLLGLTANQREASAANRKGGRSAKLSAASPSVGWRPKRASDRLLPPDVTSQPPSPPQKKKSHLSAVQSIYVDSLDSLAELRDEMHAGTLSSSTTGDGTTEGLDSAERKQKNNSSSSSSDQTSEDDFVSLSSVMTQRRRSLGRGAGFSSSQMEDVRESERRRWNEFRGRKTSSLHLHLKKPRNTPTEPIILSSEEEEEEEEDGGKRVEQPSTGGEGENSLPPLPPPPPPPSFLQLDFVSLHVGLTHADANGKITITENGVILPLKGVEDGEVAVVASQLRGHGVWDGGVAQGGFLLGGWEGPAPSLLFLWVTDAQANLLQRELSSIQTSTSESTCPFLLLVLKEQLQELQTALLASILDMDEYKKASSSGGPTSPLEWTDGLLLLHSCPPPLDQHLLGLLGHSAMTNNHKNKKTILGSSGLQQLPTRLIQYPAAPSKGRITVTKEDLACLSGGEFLNDVIIDFYLKFLLLEGVGGAVAERSHVFSSFFYKQLSRRRVAGEDNTPSVPDLHMRHQRVKTWTRHVDIFTKDFLFVPVNQEAHWYLAVVCFPGLEDVQYQAFRCATGGSKLTAGKASSLSLRPQQPPECTEQSWQRDIVLRRPCILVMDSLKLSCHENVCRLLRDYLQVEWEVRRGTPPRRFTSDSMRSSSCRVPQQDNSSDCGVYLLQYAESFLQNPVVHFDLPLKLDRWFPRQQVRQKREEIRTLILTMHRSQMGEK, encoded by the exons ATGAGTCAGTTGGCTATTTTTGTGAATTCGGCAGACAAATATTCCACCAACTGCAATTTATTACG GAGACTGGTGTCCTGGTTTCTCCTCAGTATGGCGTCTTCCTTTAAGATCCCGAAGAAGAAACACCCAACGGCTTCTGAATCCGCCCCCCTGTACACGTCACCGCTGTCCCGCCTGCAGAGCGCCACCCCCGAATTAAAG AGCTATGGGAACCAGTACAGCAGAGCTGACAggatgcatgctgggagctcAGCAGGCTCCTCAGTGAACAGAGAGAG CGCTCCTCTCTTCAGGGAAGTGGTCAAAACGCTGCTCGGACTTACAGCCAATCAAAGAGAAGCCTCGGCAGCCAATCGCAAAGGAGGACGGAGTGCCAAGTTGTCTGCTGCTTCTCCCTCAGTCGG GTGGCGCCCTAAAAGGGCTTCAGACCGCCTGCTGCCTCCTGATGTGACCTCACAGCCTCCGTctccaccacagaagaagaaaagccacTTAAGCG CAGTTCAGAGCATCTATGTGGACTCGCTGGACTCTTTGGCTGAGCTCAGGGATgagatgcatgctgggacttTGAGTTCTTCAACGACGGGAGACGGAACAACAGAAGGACTGGACTCAGCTGAGAGAAAG CAGAAGAATAACTCATCCTCCTCCAGTTCGGACCAGACCTCAGAAGAcgactttgtgtctttgtcctccGTAATGACACAGAGAAGACGGAGCCTGGGTCGGGGGGCAGGGTTTAGCAGCAGCCAGATGGAGGAcgtgagggagagcgagaggaggaggtggaacgagttcagagggaggaagacaaGCAGCCTTCATCTTCACCTGAAGAAACCCAGAAACACTCCAACGGAACCAA TTATTCTGTctagtgaagaagaggaagaggaagaagaagacggaggAAAAAGAGTGGAGCAG CCTTCTACAGGAGGGGAAGGTGAGAAcagccttcctcctcttcctcctcctcctccccctccttccttcctgcagCTGGACTTTGTCTCTCTTCACGTCGGTCTAACGCACGCCGATGCCAACGGGAAGATAACG aTTACTGAGAATGGGGTCATTCTTCCTCTGAAAG GTGTGGAGGACGGCGAGGTCGCTGTGGTGGCATCTCAGCTTCGGGGTCACGGTGTCTGGGACGGGGGCGTGGCACAAGGAGGCTTCCTATTGGGTGGTTGGGAAGGTCCCGCCCCCTCGCTGCTCTTTCTGTGGGTGACGGACGCTCAGGCCAACCTCCTGCAGAGAGAGCTGTCCTCCATCCAGACCTCCACGTCAG AATCAACGTGCCCCTTCCTCCTGCTGGTGTtgaaggagcagctgcaggagctccAAACTGCCCTCCTGGCCTCCATCCTAGACATGGATGAGTACAAGAAGGCCTCCTCATCCGGAGGGCCGACTTCCCCTCTGGAGTGGACCGAcgggctgctgctcctccacagctgtcctcctcctctggaccaGCACCTCCTCGGACTGCTGGGACACTCAGCT ATGACAAACAACCATAAGAATAAGAAGACAATCCTTGGCTCTTCTGGTCTGCAGCAGCTTCCAACTAG GTTGATCCAGTATCCGGCGGCGCCCTCTAAAGGCCGCATCACGGTGACCAAAGAGGACCTGGCCTGTCTGAGCGGGGGGGAGTTCCTCAACGACGTCATCATTGACTTCTACCTCAA GttcctgctgctggagggagTTGGCGGCGCGGTGGCCGAGCGAAGTCACgtcttcagcagcttcttctacAAGCAACTGAGCAGGCGTCGAGTCGCCGGAGAGGACAACACCCCCTCCGTCCC CGATCTTCACATGAGGCACCAAAGGGTGAAGACCTGGACCCGACACGTCGATATTTTCACCAAAGACTTCCTATTTGTGCCTGTCAATCAAGA AGCCCACTGGTACCTGGCAGTGGTCTGCTTCCCGGGTCTGGAGGACGTTCAGTACCAAGCGTTCCGGTGTGCAACAG gtGGATCGAAGCTTACAGCAGGTAAAGCGTCGTCTTTGAGTCTGAGACCACAGCAGCCTCCG gagtgCACTGAGCAGAGCTGGCAGAGGGACATTGTACTGAGGAG gccCTGCATCCTGGTCATGGATTCTCTGAAGCTCTCCTGCCACGAGAACGTCTGCCGCCTCCTCAGAGA CTACCTCCAGGTGGAGTGGGAGGTCCGGAGGGGGACGCCCCCCCGCCGCTTCACCTCGGACAGCATGAGGAGCTCCAGCTGCAGAGTCCCTCAGCAGGACAACAGCAGCGACTGTGGAGTCTATCTGCTACAGTACGCCGAGAGCTTCCTGCAG AACCCTGTGGTGCACTTTGACCTCCCACTGAAGTTGGACCGCTGGTTTCCACGGCAACAGGTGCGGCAGAAGCGCGAGGAGATCCGAACCCTGATCCTGACGATGCACCGGAGTCAGATGGGAGAGAAGTGA
- the senp7b gene encoding sentrin-specific protease 7b isoform X7, whose translation MSQLAIFVNSADKYSTNCNLLRRLVSWFLLSMASSFKIPKKKHPTASESAPLYTSPLSRLQSATPELKSYGNQYSRADRMHAGSSAGSSVNREREVVKTLLGLTANQREASAANRKGGRSAKLSAASPSVGWRPKRASDRLLPPDVTSQPPSPPQKKKSHLSVQSIYVDSLDSLAELRDEMHAGTLSSSTTGDGTTEGLDSAERKKNNSSSSSSDQTSEDDFVSLSSVMTQRRRSLGRGAGFSSSQMEDVRESERRRWNEFRGRKTSSLHLHLKKPRNTPTEPIILSSEEEEEEEEDGGKRVEQPSTGGEGENSLPPLPPPPPPPSFLQLDFVSLHVGLTHADANGKITITENGVILPLKGVEDGEVAVVASQLRGHGVWDGGVAQGGFLLGGWEGPAPSLLFLWVTDAQANLLQRELSSIQTSTSESTCPFLLLVLKEQLQELQTALLASILDMDEYKKASSSGGPTSPLEWTDGLLLLHSCPPPLDQHLLGLLGHSAMTNNHKNKKTILGSSGLQQLPTRLIQYPAAPSKGRITVTKEDLACLSGGEFLNDVIIDFYLKFLLLEGVGGAVAERSHVFSSFFYKQLSRRRVAGEDNTPSVPDLHMRHQRVKTWTRHVDIFTKDFLFVPVNQEAHWYLAVVCFPGLEDVQYQAFRCATGGSKLTAGKASSLSLRPQQPPECTEQSWQRDIVLRRPCILVMDSLKLSCHENVCRLLRDYLQVEWEVRRGTPPRRFTSDSMRSSSCRVPQQDNSSDCGVYLLQYAESFLQNPVVHFDLPLKLDRWFPRQQVRQKREEIRTLILTMHRSQMGEK comes from the exons ATGAGTCAGTTGGCTATTTTTGTGAATTCGGCAGACAAATATTCCACCAACTGCAATTTATTACG GAGACTGGTGTCCTGGTTTCTCCTCAGTATGGCGTCTTCCTTTAAGATCCCGAAGAAGAAACACCCAACGGCTTCTGAATCCGCCCCCCTGTACACGTCACCGCTGTCCCGCCTGCAGAGCGCCACCCCCGAATTAAAG AGCTATGGGAACCAGTACAGCAGAGCTGACAggatgcatgctgggagctcAGCAGGCTCCTCAGTGAACAGAGAGAG GGAAGTGGTCAAAACGCTGCTCGGACTTACAGCCAATCAAAGAGAAGCCTCGGCAGCCAATCGCAAAGGAGGACGGAGTGCCAAGTTGTCTGCTGCTTCTCCCTCAGTCGG GTGGCGCCCTAAAAGGGCTTCAGACCGCCTGCTGCCTCCTGATGTGACCTCACAGCCTCCGTctccaccacagaagaagaaaagccacTTAAGCG TTCAGAGCATCTATGTGGACTCGCTGGACTCTTTGGCTGAGCTCAGGGATgagatgcatgctgggacttTGAGTTCTTCAACGACGGGAGACGGAACAACAGAAGGACTGGACTCAGCTGAGAGAAAG AAGAATAACTCATCCTCCTCCAGTTCGGACCAGACCTCAGAAGAcgactttgtgtctttgtcctccGTAATGACACAGAGAAGACGGAGCCTGGGTCGGGGGGCAGGGTTTAGCAGCAGCCAGATGGAGGAcgtgagggagagcgagaggaggaggtggaacgagttcagagggaggaagacaaGCAGCCTTCATCTTCACCTGAAGAAACCCAGAAACACTCCAACGGAACCAA TTATTCTGTctagtgaagaagaggaagaggaagaagaagacggaggAAAAAGAGTGGAGCAG CCTTCTACAGGAGGGGAAGGTGAGAAcagccttcctcctcttcctcctcctcctccccctccttccttcctgcagCTGGACTTTGTCTCTCTTCACGTCGGTCTAACGCACGCCGATGCCAACGGGAAGATAACG aTTACTGAGAATGGGGTCATTCTTCCTCTGAAAG GTGTGGAGGACGGCGAGGTCGCTGTGGTGGCATCTCAGCTTCGGGGTCACGGTGTCTGGGACGGGGGCGTGGCACAAGGAGGCTTCCTATTGGGTGGTTGGGAAGGTCCCGCCCCCTCGCTGCTCTTTCTGTGGGTGACGGACGCTCAGGCCAACCTCCTGCAGAGAGAGCTGTCCTCCATCCAGACCTCCACGTCAG AATCAACGTGCCCCTTCCTCCTGCTGGTGTtgaaggagcagctgcaggagctccAAACTGCCCTCCTGGCCTCCATCCTAGACATGGATGAGTACAAGAAGGCCTCCTCATCCGGAGGGCCGACTTCCCCTCTGGAGTGGACCGAcgggctgctgctcctccacagctgtcctcctcctctggaccaGCACCTCCTCGGACTGCTGGGACACTCAGCT ATGACAAACAACCATAAGAATAAGAAGACAATCCTTGGCTCTTCTGGTCTGCAGCAGCTTCCAACTAG GTTGATCCAGTATCCGGCGGCGCCCTCTAAAGGCCGCATCACGGTGACCAAAGAGGACCTGGCCTGTCTGAGCGGGGGGGAGTTCCTCAACGACGTCATCATTGACTTCTACCTCAA GttcctgctgctggagggagTTGGCGGCGCGGTGGCCGAGCGAAGTCACgtcttcagcagcttcttctacAAGCAACTGAGCAGGCGTCGAGTCGCCGGAGAGGACAACACCCCCTCCGTCCC CGATCTTCACATGAGGCACCAAAGGGTGAAGACCTGGACCCGACACGTCGATATTTTCACCAAAGACTTCCTATTTGTGCCTGTCAATCAAGA AGCCCACTGGTACCTGGCAGTGGTCTGCTTCCCGGGTCTGGAGGACGTTCAGTACCAAGCGTTCCGGTGTGCAACAG gtGGATCGAAGCTTACAGCAGGTAAAGCGTCGTCTTTGAGTCTGAGACCACAGCAGCCTCCG gagtgCACTGAGCAGAGCTGGCAGAGGGACATTGTACTGAGGAG gccCTGCATCCTGGTCATGGATTCTCTGAAGCTCTCCTGCCACGAGAACGTCTGCCGCCTCCTCAGAGA CTACCTCCAGGTGGAGTGGGAGGTCCGGAGGGGGACGCCCCCCCGCCGCTTCACCTCGGACAGCATGAGGAGCTCCAGCTGCAGAGTCCCTCAGCAGGACAACAGCAGCGACTGTGGAGTCTATCTGCTACAGTACGCCGAGAGCTTCCTGCAG AACCCTGTGGTGCACTTTGACCTCCCACTGAAGTTGGACCGCTGGTTTCCACGGCAACAGGTGCGGCAGAAGCGCGAGGAGATCCGAACCCTGATCCTGACGATGCACCGGAGTCAGATGGGAGAGAAGTGA
- the senp7b gene encoding sentrin-specific protease 7b isoform X2: MSQLAIFVNSADKYSTNCNLLRRLVSWFLLSMASSFKIPKKKHPTASESAPLYTSPLSRLQSATPELKSYGNQYSRADRMHAGSSAGSSVNRESAPLFREVVKTLLGLTANQREASAANRKGGRSAKLSAASPSVGWRPKRASDRLLPPDVTSQPPSPPQKKKSHLSAVQSIYVDSLDSLAELRDEMHAGTLSSSTTGDGTTEGLDSAERKKNNSSSSSSDQTSEDDFVSLSSVMTQRRRSLGRGAGFSSSQMEDVRESERRRWNEFRGRKTSSLHLHLKKPRNTPTEPIILSSEEEEEEEEDGGKRVEQPSTGGEGENSLPPLPPPPPPPSFLQLDFVSLHVGLTHADANGKITITENGVILPLKGVEDGEVAVVASQLRGHGVWDGGVAQGGFLLGGWEGPAPSLLFLWVTDAQANLLQRELSSIQTSTSESTCPFLLLVLKEQLQELQTALLASILDMDEYKKASSSGGPTSPLEWTDGLLLLHSCPPPLDQHLLGLLGHSAMTNNHKNKKTILGSSGLQQLPTRLIQYPAAPSKGRITVTKEDLACLSGGEFLNDVIIDFYLKFLLLEGVGGAVAERSHVFSSFFYKQLSRRRVAGEDNTPSVPDLHMRHQRVKTWTRHVDIFTKDFLFVPVNQEAHWYLAVVCFPGLEDVQYQAFRCATGGSKLTAGKASSLSLRPQQPPECTEQSWQRDIVLRRPCILVMDSLKLSCHENVCRLLRDYLQVEWEVRRGTPPRRFTSDSMRSSSCRVPQQDNSSDCGVYLLQYAESFLQNPVVHFDLPLKLDRWFPRQQVRQKREEIRTLILTMHRSQMGEK; this comes from the exons ATGAGTCAGTTGGCTATTTTTGTGAATTCGGCAGACAAATATTCCACCAACTGCAATTTATTACG GAGACTGGTGTCCTGGTTTCTCCTCAGTATGGCGTCTTCCTTTAAGATCCCGAAGAAGAAACACCCAACGGCTTCTGAATCCGCCCCCCTGTACACGTCACCGCTGTCCCGCCTGCAGAGCGCCACCCCCGAATTAAAG AGCTATGGGAACCAGTACAGCAGAGCTGACAggatgcatgctgggagctcAGCAGGCTCCTCAGTGAACAGAGAGAG CGCTCCTCTCTTCAGGGAAGTGGTCAAAACGCTGCTCGGACTTACAGCCAATCAAAGAGAAGCCTCGGCAGCCAATCGCAAAGGAGGACGGAGTGCCAAGTTGTCTGCTGCTTCTCCCTCAGTCGG GTGGCGCCCTAAAAGGGCTTCAGACCGCCTGCTGCCTCCTGATGTGACCTCACAGCCTCCGTctccaccacagaagaagaaaagccacTTAAGCG CAGTTCAGAGCATCTATGTGGACTCGCTGGACTCTTTGGCTGAGCTCAGGGATgagatgcatgctgggacttTGAGTTCTTCAACGACGGGAGACGGAACAACAGAAGGACTGGACTCAGCTGAGAGAAAG AAGAATAACTCATCCTCCTCCAGTTCGGACCAGACCTCAGAAGAcgactttgtgtctttgtcctccGTAATGACACAGAGAAGACGGAGCCTGGGTCGGGGGGCAGGGTTTAGCAGCAGCCAGATGGAGGAcgtgagggagagcgagaggaggaggtggaacgagttcagagggaggaagacaaGCAGCCTTCATCTTCACCTGAAGAAACCCAGAAACACTCCAACGGAACCAA TTATTCTGTctagtgaagaagaggaagaggaagaagaagacggaggAAAAAGAGTGGAGCAG CCTTCTACAGGAGGGGAAGGTGAGAAcagccttcctcctcttcctcctcctcctccccctccttccttcctgcagCTGGACTTTGTCTCTCTTCACGTCGGTCTAACGCACGCCGATGCCAACGGGAAGATAACG aTTACTGAGAATGGGGTCATTCTTCCTCTGAAAG GTGTGGAGGACGGCGAGGTCGCTGTGGTGGCATCTCAGCTTCGGGGTCACGGTGTCTGGGACGGGGGCGTGGCACAAGGAGGCTTCCTATTGGGTGGTTGGGAAGGTCCCGCCCCCTCGCTGCTCTTTCTGTGGGTGACGGACGCTCAGGCCAACCTCCTGCAGAGAGAGCTGTCCTCCATCCAGACCTCCACGTCAG AATCAACGTGCCCCTTCCTCCTGCTGGTGTtgaaggagcagctgcaggagctccAAACTGCCCTCCTGGCCTCCATCCTAGACATGGATGAGTACAAGAAGGCCTCCTCATCCGGAGGGCCGACTTCCCCTCTGGAGTGGACCGAcgggctgctgctcctccacagctgtcctcctcctctggaccaGCACCTCCTCGGACTGCTGGGACACTCAGCT ATGACAAACAACCATAAGAATAAGAAGACAATCCTTGGCTCTTCTGGTCTGCAGCAGCTTCCAACTAG GTTGATCCAGTATCCGGCGGCGCCCTCTAAAGGCCGCATCACGGTGACCAAAGAGGACCTGGCCTGTCTGAGCGGGGGGGAGTTCCTCAACGACGTCATCATTGACTTCTACCTCAA GttcctgctgctggagggagTTGGCGGCGCGGTGGCCGAGCGAAGTCACgtcttcagcagcttcttctacAAGCAACTGAGCAGGCGTCGAGTCGCCGGAGAGGACAACACCCCCTCCGTCCC CGATCTTCACATGAGGCACCAAAGGGTGAAGACCTGGACCCGACACGTCGATATTTTCACCAAAGACTTCCTATTTGTGCCTGTCAATCAAGA AGCCCACTGGTACCTGGCAGTGGTCTGCTTCCCGGGTCTGGAGGACGTTCAGTACCAAGCGTTCCGGTGTGCAACAG gtGGATCGAAGCTTACAGCAGGTAAAGCGTCGTCTTTGAGTCTGAGACCACAGCAGCCTCCG gagtgCACTGAGCAGAGCTGGCAGAGGGACATTGTACTGAGGAG gccCTGCATCCTGGTCATGGATTCTCTGAAGCTCTCCTGCCACGAGAACGTCTGCCGCCTCCTCAGAGA CTACCTCCAGGTGGAGTGGGAGGTCCGGAGGGGGACGCCCCCCCGCCGCTTCACCTCGGACAGCATGAGGAGCTCCAGCTGCAGAGTCCCTCAGCAGGACAACAGCAGCGACTGTGGAGTCTATCTGCTACAGTACGCCGAGAGCTTCCTGCAG AACCCTGTGGTGCACTTTGACCTCCCACTGAAGTTGGACCGCTGGTTTCCACGGCAACAGGTGCGGCAGAAGCGCGAGGAGATCCGAACCCTGATCCTGACGATGCACCGGAGTCAGATGGGAGAGAAGTGA
- the senp7b gene encoding sentrin-specific protease 7b isoform X8 codes for MSQLAIFVNSADKYSTNCNLLRMASSFKIPKKKHPTASESAPLYTSPLSRLQSATPELKSYGNQYSRADRMHAGSSAGSSVNRESAPLFREVVKTLLGLTANQREASAANRKGGRSAKLSAASPSVGWRPKRASDRLLPPDVTSQPPSPPQKKKSHLSAVQSIYVDSLDSLAELRDEMHAGTLSSSTTGDGTTEGLDSAERKQKNNSSSSSSDQTSEDDFVSLSSVMTQRRRSLGRGAGFSSSQMEDVRESERRRWNEFRGRKTSSLHLHLKKPRNTPTEPIILSSEEEEEEEEDGGKRVEQPSTGGEGENSLPPLPPPPPPPSFLQLDFVSLHVGLTHADANGKITITENGVILPLKGVEDGEVAVVASQLRGHGVWDGGVAQGGFLLGGWEGPAPSLLFLWVTDAQANLLQRELSSIQTSTSESTCPFLLLVLKEQLQELQTALLASILDMDEYKKASSSGGPTSPLEWTDGLLLLHSCPPPLDQHLLGLLGHSAMTNNHKNKKTILGSSGLQQLPTRLIQYPAAPSKGRITVTKEDLACLSGGEFLNDVIIDFYLKFLLLEGVGGAVAERSHVFSSFFYKQLSRRRVAGEDNTPSVPDLHMRHQRVKTWTRHVDIFTKDFLFVPVNQEAHWYLAVVCFPGLEDVQYQAFRCATGGSKLTAGKASSLSLRPQQPPECTEQSWQRDIVLRRPCILVMDSLKLSCHENVCRLLRDYLQVEWEVRRGTPPRRFTSDSMRSSSCRVPQQDNSSDCGVYLLQYAESFLQNPVVHFDLPLKLDRWFPRQQVRQKREEIRTLILTMHRSQMGEK; via the exons ATGAGTCAGTTGGCTATTTTTGTGAATTCGGCAGACAAATATTCCACCAACTGCAATTTATTACG TATGGCGTCTTCCTTTAAGATCCCGAAGAAGAAACACCCAACGGCTTCTGAATCCGCCCCCCTGTACACGTCACCGCTGTCCCGCCTGCAGAGCGCCACCCCCGAATTAAAG AGCTATGGGAACCAGTACAGCAGAGCTGACAggatgcatgctgggagctcAGCAGGCTCCTCAGTGAACAGAGAGAG CGCTCCTCTCTTCAGGGAAGTGGTCAAAACGCTGCTCGGACTTACAGCCAATCAAAGAGAAGCCTCGGCAGCCAATCGCAAAGGAGGACGGAGTGCCAAGTTGTCTGCTGCTTCTCCCTCAGTCGG GTGGCGCCCTAAAAGGGCTTCAGACCGCCTGCTGCCTCCTGATGTGACCTCACAGCCTCCGTctccaccacagaagaagaaaagccacTTAAGCG CAGTTCAGAGCATCTATGTGGACTCGCTGGACTCTTTGGCTGAGCTCAGGGATgagatgcatgctgggacttTGAGTTCTTCAACGACGGGAGACGGAACAACAGAAGGACTGGACTCAGCTGAGAGAAAG CAGAAGAATAACTCATCCTCCTCCAGTTCGGACCAGACCTCAGAAGAcgactttgtgtctttgtcctccGTAATGACACAGAGAAGACGGAGCCTGGGTCGGGGGGCAGGGTTTAGCAGCAGCCAGATGGAGGAcgtgagggagagcgagaggaggaggtggaacgagttcagagggaggaagacaaGCAGCCTTCATCTTCACCTGAAGAAACCCAGAAACACTCCAACGGAACCAA TTATTCTGTctagtgaagaagaggaagaggaagaagaagacggaggAAAAAGAGTGGAGCAG CCTTCTACAGGAGGGGAAGGTGAGAAcagccttcctcctcttcctcctcctcctccccctccttccttcctgcagCTGGACTTTGTCTCTCTTCACGTCGGTCTAACGCACGCCGATGCCAACGGGAAGATAACG aTTACTGAGAATGGGGTCATTCTTCCTCTGAAAG GTGTGGAGGACGGCGAGGTCGCTGTGGTGGCATCTCAGCTTCGGGGTCACGGTGTCTGGGACGGGGGCGTGGCACAAGGAGGCTTCCTATTGGGTGGTTGGGAAGGTCCCGCCCCCTCGCTGCTCTTTCTGTGGGTGACGGACGCTCAGGCCAACCTCCTGCAGAGAGAGCTGTCCTCCATCCAGACCTCCACGTCAG AATCAACGTGCCCCTTCCTCCTGCTGGTGTtgaaggagcagctgcaggagctccAAACTGCCCTCCTGGCCTCCATCCTAGACATGGATGAGTACAAGAAGGCCTCCTCATCCGGAGGGCCGACTTCCCCTCTGGAGTGGACCGAcgggctgctgctcctccacagctgtcctcctcctctggaccaGCACCTCCTCGGACTGCTGGGACACTCAGCT ATGACAAACAACCATAAGAATAAGAAGACAATCCTTGGCTCTTCTGGTCTGCAGCAGCTTCCAACTAG GTTGATCCAGTATCCGGCGGCGCCCTCTAAAGGCCGCATCACGGTGACCAAAGAGGACCTGGCCTGTCTGAGCGGGGGGGAGTTCCTCAACGACGTCATCATTGACTTCTACCTCAA GttcctgctgctggagggagTTGGCGGCGCGGTGGCCGAGCGAAGTCACgtcttcagcagcttcttctacAAGCAACTGAGCAGGCGTCGAGTCGCCGGAGAGGACAACACCCCCTCCGTCCC CGATCTTCACATGAGGCACCAAAGGGTGAAGACCTGGACCCGACACGTCGATATTTTCACCAAAGACTTCCTATTTGTGCCTGTCAATCAAGA AGCCCACTGGTACCTGGCAGTGGTCTGCTTCCCGGGTCTGGAGGACGTTCAGTACCAAGCGTTCCGGTGTGCAACAG gtGGATCGAAGCTTACAGCAGGTAAAGCGTCGTCTTTGAGTCTGAGACCACAGCAGCCTCCG gagtgCACTGAGCAGAGCTGGCAGAGGGACATTGTACTGAGGAG gccCTGCATCCTGGTCATGGATTCTCTGAAGCTCTCCTGCCACGAGAACGTCTGCCGCCTCCTCAGAGA CTACCTCCAGGTGGAGTGGGAGGTCCGGAGGGGGACGCCCCCCCGCCGCTTCACCTCGGACAGCATGAGGAGCTCCAGCTGCAGAGTCCCTCAGCAGGACAACAGCAGCGACTGTGGAGTCTATCTGCTACAGTACGCCGAGAGCTTCCTGCAG AACCCTGTGGTGCACTTTGACCTCCCACTGAAGTTGGACCGCTGGTTTCCACGGCAACAGGTGCGGCAGAAGCGCGAGGAGATCCGAACCCTGATCCTGACGATGCACCGGAGTCAGATGGGAGAGAAGTGA